A window of the Jeotgalibacillus aurantiacus genome harbors these coding sequences:
- the moaA gene encoding GTP 3',8-cyclase MoaA: MRHSFRNTRIQERREKVEPIKDTFNRPLHDIRISVTDQCNFRCGYCMPADLFGPDFAFMPKEHYLTFEEIEKLVRAMSELGVEKVRLTGGEPLLRKDLHELIEKLNRIEGIKDIALTTNAMLLPKQAKKLKEAGLKRVNISMDAIEEEVFKKMNGRNVSTKPVIKGIDAALKAGLEVKINMVVQKGVNDDQILPMARFFKKKGITLRFIEFMDVGNTNGWKMSSVITKKEIIGLLQQEFDLEPVDPDYFGEVANRYRYTDEENEVGVISSVSDSFCSSCTRARLSADGKLYTCLFATEGHDLKEAVQTKSHAHLKAELAGIWSKRTDRYSDERTEETAKNRPKIEMSYIGG, encoded by the coding sequence ATGAGGCATTCATTCAGAAATACGCGCATTCAGGAAAGGAGGGAGAAAGTGGAGCCGATTAAAGATACTTTTAACAGACCGCTGCACGATATCCGGATATCCGTCACCGATCAATGTAACTTCCGCTGCGGTTATTGTATGCCCGCGGATTTATTCGGACCTGATTTTGCTTTCATGCCGAAGGAGCATTATCTGACATTCGAAGAAATTGAAAAGCTGGTCCGTGCGATGAGCGAGCTTGGTGTTGAAAAGGTGCGGCTGACAGGTGGTGAGCCCCTTTTACGGAAGGACCTTCATGAGCTGATTGAGAAGCTGAACCGGATAGAAGGCATCAAAGATATCGCCCTGACCACAAATGCGATGCTTCTTCCCAAACAGGCGAAAAAACTGAAAGAAGCAGGGCTCAAGCGGGTAAACATCAGTATGGATGCGATTGAAGAAGAAGTATTTAAAAAAATGAACGGCCGTAATGTCAGTACAAAGCCTGTTATTAAAGGGATTGACGCAGCTTTAAAAGCAGGGCTAGAAGTGAAAATCAATATGGTCGTGCAAAAGGGCGTCAATGATGATCAGATTCTGCCAATGGCGCGATTTTTTAAGAAGAAGGGCATCACGCTCCGTTTCATTGAATTTATGGACGTCGGCAACACAAACGGCTGGAAAATGTCCTCCGTTATTACGAAAAAAGAAATCATCGGACTGCTTCAGCAGGAATTTGATTTAGAGCCGGTAGACCCTGACTATTTCGGTGAAGTAGCCAACCGTTATCGCTACACGGATGAAGAAAATGAAGTCGGGGTGATTTCTTCCGTATCTGACTCATTCTGCTCGAGCTGCACAAGGGCCAGGCTGTCAGCTGATGGTAAGCTCTACACGTGTTTATTTGCAACAGAAGGTCATGATCTGAAAGAAGCTGTGCAAACAAAATCCCATGCGCATTTAAAAGCAGAGCTGGCCGGCATCTGGTCAAAGCGTACAGACCGTTATTCTGATGAACGCACAGAAGAAACCGCCAAAAACAGACCGAAAATCGAAATGTCATACATCGGCGGGTAA
- a CDS encoding DUF1641 domain-containing protein, producing MAKATKVIHRMEVSPEEKRRRDLEEIETRLLDNKDAVHELFDVLEQLQKREILQTLKSLFAKGDEVMDILVKTADSKETANSIKNLLLLLGTLGTLNVQQLEPLILKVNAGIARVAELDEKKEQQGYVTLLKSLNDPEVKRAMAVGAAFLKGLGIKQDEYERTSQKPGNQKTKAEGEQFDDIFTKEYYTLQKENGSSRPSSGDSGGSWVIPAGLLLAAIPISLLFKKKS from the coding sequence GTGGCTAAAGCAACCAAAGTGATTCACCGGATGGAAGTCAGTCCTGAAGAAAAAAGACGTCGTGATCTGGAAGAGATTGAAACAAGGCTTTTGGACAATAAAGACGCTGTACACGAACTTTTTGACGTGCTTGAACAGCTGCAAAAACGCGAAATCCTTCAAACTTTAAAATCCCTTTTTGCTAAAGGGGATGAGGTAATGGATATTCTCGTGAAAACAGCTGATTCCAAAGAAACCGCCAACAGTATTAAAAATCTACTTTTATTACTCGGAACGCTTGGAACACTGAACGTCCAACAGCTCGAACCACTCATTTTAAAAGTGAATGCAGGTATTGCGCGGGTGGCAGAGCTGGATGAGAAAAAGGAGCAGCAGGGATATGTCACCCTGCTAAAATCACTGAATGACCCTGAAGTGAAAAGAGCCATGGCAGTTGGTGCTGCATTTCTGAAAGGACTTGGCATTAAACAGGATGAATATGAACGGACTTCTCAGAAGCCTGGAAATCAAAAGACAAAGGCTGAGGGTGAACAGTTTGATGATATTTTCACAAAAGAATATTACACGCTGCAAAAAGAAAACGGTTCGTCGCGTCCATCTTCAGGTGATTCGGGCGGCAGCTGGGTGATTCCGGCGGGTCTTTTACTGGCTGCCATTCCTATTTCATTGTTGTTTAAGAAGAAGTCGTAG
- a CDS encoding MoaD/ThiS family protein translates to MITVNCFAHLKEQLGHDRITLEYKELTVQELLQVLREKYEVKTESILVAVNEEYAFPEDKITEYDTVALIPPVSGG, encoded by the coding sequence TTGATTACAGTAAATTGTTTTGCCCATTTAAAAGAGCAACTTGGACATGATCGTATCACGCTTGAATACAAGGAGTTAACCGTGCAGGAGCTCCTTCAGGTCTTGCGGGAAAAATATGAAGTGAAAACAGAATCCATTCTCGTAGCTGTTAATGAAGAATATGCATTTCCCGAGGATAAAATCACGGAGTATGATACGGTCGCGCTGATTCCGCCGGTCAGTGGCGGATGA
- the mobB gene encoding molybdopterin-guanine dinucleotide biosynthesis protein B, translating to MAVVMPVLQVVGYQNSGKTTVVKHLIEAAALKGLVTGTLKHHGHGGLPEQPSGKDSRVHLETGASISTVEGEGAVVLQSAPGLLSLDQLLDFYRTLPIHVILIEGYKKEPFPKIAVIRNTEDLSLLNDCTNIQLVISAAPVKGLSVPNILFEDQSSYTKWYTNWLKEEGACLS from the coding sequence GTGGCCGTGGTAATGCCTGTTCTTCAGGTAGTCGGTTATCAGAACAGCGGAAAAACAACAGTCGTAAAGCATTTAATTGAGGCGGCTGCGTTAAAAGGTCTTGTAACCGGAACATTGAAACACCATGGACACGGTGGCTTACCGGAGCAGCCTTCCGGTAAAGACAGCCGCGTTCATTTAGAGACAGGTGCTTCGATCAGTACAGTTGAAGGGGAAGGCGCAGTGGTTCTGCAGTCTGCTCCCGGTTTATTATCACTTGATCAGCTGCTTGATTTTTACAGAACATTGCCGATTCATGTTATTTTAATAGAAGGATATAAAAAAGAGCCATTTCCAAAAATCGCTGTGATCAGAAACACTGAGGACCTTTCATTACTAAACGACTGTACAAACATTCAACTCGTCATTTCAGCAGCTCCAGTGAAAGGATTATCAGTGCCAAATATCTTGTTTGAAGATCAGTCGAGCTATACAAAATGGTATACCAATTGGCTAAAGGAGGAAGGCGCTTGTTTATCGTGA
- a CDS encoding MogA/MoaB family molybdenum cofactor biosynthesis protein produces the protein MLSEHRKKSSKSVACKVITVSDTRTEETDKSGKLMIDLLKKEGHQLIHYEIVTDERILIERAIQSGLKDEKVEAILINGGTGVAPRDVTIEVVKPLLEKELPGFGEIFRYLSYTEDIGSAAILSRACAGTANKTVVFSTPGSSGAVKLAMEKLILPEIGHLAWELTR, from the coding sequence ATGTTAAGTGAACACAGAAAAAAATCCTCCAAATCGGTCGCCTGCAAGGTCATTACCGTAAGTGACACACGGACGGAGGAAACAGATAAAAGTGGCAAACTCATGATCGACCTGTTGAAAAAGGAAGGTCACCAGCTCATCCATTATGAAATCGTAACAGACGAAAGGATCCTCATTGAAAGAGCCATTCAGTCCGGCCTGAAGGATGAGAAAGTGGAAGCGATTCTCATTAACGGAGGCACAGGTGTTGCTCCGCGGGACGTGACGATTGAAGTCGTAAAGCCGCTCCTTGAAAAAGAACTGCCCGGCTTCGGTGAAATCTTCCGCTATTTAAGCTACACAGAAGACATCGGCTCTGCTGCCATTCTTTCAAGAGCCTGTGCAGGGACCGCCAACAAAACGGTCGTGTTCTCAACGCCGGGCTCAAGCGGTGCCGTCAAACTCGCCATGGAAAAACTCATACTGCCGGAGATCGGGCACCTCGCCTGGGAACTCACGAGATAA
- a CDS encoding molybdenum cofactor biosynthesis protein MoaE, with product MVYQLAKGGRRLFIVTDEPISIEEVSGKVMRPEAGAVVTFTGTVREFTKGRRTLQLTYEAYAEMAEKQLRRIGDEIKERWPDAVTAITHRTGVLGISDIAVVIAVSTPHRKDAYEANEYAIERIKEIVPIWKKEKWEDGEEWIGDQLGKHPGTPSKEEIH from the coding sequence ATGGTATACCAATTGGCTAAAGGAGGAAGGCGCTTGTTTATCGTGACAGATGAGCCAATATCTATTGAAGAAGTATCCGGAAAAGTGATGCGTCCCGAGGCTGGAGCTGTTGTGACCTTCACGGGAACGGTCCGGGAATTTACAAAAGGACGCAGGACGCTTCAGCTTACATATGAAGCCTATGCCGAAATGGCGGAAAAACAGCTGCGGCGGATTGGTGATGAAATCAAGGAGCGCTGGCCGGACGCCGTGACCGCTATTACCCATCGCACTGGGGTCCTTGGCATATCAGATATCGCTGTTGTCATCGCAGTTTCCACACCCCATCGAAAAGATGCCTATGAGGCAAATGAATATGCGATTGAACGGATCAAAGAGATCGTGCCCATTTGGAAAAAAGAAAAATGGGAGGATGGGGAAGAGTGGATTGGTGACCAGCTCGGAAAACATCCTGGAACACCATCAAAGGAGGAAATCCATTGA
- a CDS encoding L-lactate MFS transporter: MGEKKLKNRWLIAVAAVGIHISIGSVYSWSVFSNPLNEKHGWSSSDIALTFSIAILFLGLAAAFMGHFVEKHGPRKSGIVSTICFGIGMIGAGFADSIGNLYLLYFFYGALGGIGLGIGYITPVSTLVKWFPDRRGLATGLAIMGFGFASLIASPVIEMLINNIGISNTFFLLGAIYFVLMFSSSLYLAPPPKDFVPKGMTLEEKKEKENNKSTGDLAQLTANEAVKTVRFWALWIMLFINVTCGIAIIAVASPMAQDIAGMTAGAAALMVGIMGLFNGFGRLGWASISDYIGRPNVYTTFFVLQIAAFVLLPNVTNAIIFQILIFVILSCYGGGFASIPAYIGDLFGTKQLGAIHGYILTAWAAAGLVGPSVVTRIEEATNSYALTMYIFTGAFVVALIVSLLIRVNIKKIREENTQPAEATS, encoded by the coding sequence ATGGGAGAAAAAAAGTTAAAAAACCGCTGGCTGATTGCTGTGGCAGCGGTAGGTATTCATATTTCAATCGGCTCTGTCTATTCATGGAGTGTGTTTTCAAATCCACTTAATGAAAAGCATGGGTGGTCCTCAAGTGACATCGCCTTGACGTTTAGTATCGCAATCTTATTCCTTGGTTTAGCTGCCGCGTTTATGGGGCATTTTGTGGAGAAACACGGTCCGAGAAAATCCGGTATTGTATCGACGATCTGCTTTGGGATTGGGATGATCGGTGCAGGCTTTGCGGACAGTATCGGGAATCTGTATTTATTGTATTTTTTCTATGGGGCATTAGGGGGAATTGGTCTTGGGATTGGTTACATCACTCCGGTATCGACACTGGTTAAATGGTTCCCGGATCGGCGTGGCCTTGCAACAGGACTTGCGATTATGGGCTTTGGATTCGCTTCATTAATTGCGAGCCCGGTGATTGAAATGCTGATTAACAATATTGGGATTTCAAATACGTTTTTCTTACTGGGTGCCATTTATTTTGTGTTGATGTTCAGTTCATCTCTCTATCTTGCACCGCCACCGAAGGATTTTGTGCCTAAGGGAATGACGCTTGAAGAGAAAAAGGAAAAAGAGAATAATAAAAGTACTGGGGATCTGGCGCAGCTGACAGCAAATGAGGCGGTTAAAACAGTTCGTTTTTGGGCGCTCTGGATCATGCTGTTCATCAATGTGACATGTGGAATCGCCATCATTGCAGTAGCATCTCCAATGGCACAGGATATTGCAGGGATGACTGCCGGTGCAGCAGCGTTGATGGTTGGAATCATGGGACTCTTCAATGGATTTGGCCGTCTTGGCTGGGCTTCCATTTCAGACTACATCGGACGCCCAAACGTTTATACGACGTTTTTTGTTTTACAGATAGCTGCGTTTGTTCTGCTGCCTAACGTAACAAATGCGATTATCTTCCAAATTCTGATCTTTGTTATTTTATCATGCTACGGCGGAGGGTTTGCCTCTATTCCGGCCTATATCGGAGATCTCTTTGGAACGAAGCAGCTTGGCGCGATTCATGGTTATATTTTGACGGCATGGGCAGCAGCGGGACTTGTTGGACCAAGTGTCGTGACACGAATTGAAGAAGCAACAAACAGCTATGCGCTGACGATGTATATTTTCACAGGTGCATTCGTCGTCGCCCTGATCGTTTCCCTGCTGATCCGGGTAAACATCAAGAAAATCCGGGAAGAAAATACGCAGCCCGCTGAAGCGACAAGTTAA
- the fdhF gene encoding formate dehydrogenase subunit alpha translates to MSEQINVTINGKPAVIDANLSAMQALEDHQTEVPSVCYHPSLGAIETCDTCIVKVNGEFVRSCSTQLKPGDVVDGVSSEVKEAQVIGMDRILKNHELYCTVCDYNNGTCEVHNTVKEMKVNHQSMPFEQKPYEIDDSNPFYRYDPDQCILCGRCVEACQDVQVTETLTIDWSLKKPRVIWDKNSKINESSCVSCGHCSTVCPCNAMMEKGMEGEAGFLTGIAKKTLRPMIELTKNVETGYGSILAISDMESAMREDRIKKTKTVCTYCGVGCSFDIWTKDRKILKVEPSVDAPANGISTCVKGKFGWDYVNSEERLTKPLIREGDAFREAEWEEALSLITSKFKESLEKKGPDSMAFISSSKCTNEESYVMQKLARAVIGTNNVDNCSRYCQTPATMGLFRTVGHGGDSGSITDIAQAGLVLIVGSNTSESHPVLATRVKRAHKLHGQRLIVSDIRRHEMADRADLFFQPKPGSDLVWLSAVTKYIVDQGWADETFLNNRVNGLDDYIKSIQKFTLEYAEEATGISKETLITIAEEIHQAKTTAVLWAMGVTQHSGGSDTSTAISNMLLITGNYGKPGAGSYPLRGHNNVQGASDFGSMPDRFPGYEKVADDDVRAKYEKAWNAKIPAEKGLNNHEMIDAIHDGKLNVMYLKGEDMGIVDSNINYVHEAFEKLDFFVVQDIFLSKTAEFADVVLPASPSLEKEGTFTNTERRVQRLYQALEPLGDSRPDWEIIQDIANRLGANWNYTHPSEIMAEAASLAPLYAGVTYERLEGYNSLQWPVAADGTDSPLLFLDEFPFPDGKARLFPVDWTKPLEFEKEYDIHVNNGRLLEHFHEGNMTYKSKGISSKTPKAFLEVSPELAAERGLEDGTLVRLTSPYGSVKVECLVTDRVKGKEVYLPMNDAGEGAINYLTSSQADKDTDTPAYKEISAKLEVLKPKGESPLPRINHRNGDPQPQMGVRVDKKWARKDYVFPGDLVKLRKEASKRG, encoded by the coding sequence GTGTCAGAACAGATCAATGTAACGATTAACGGGAAACCTGCAGTGATTGATGCTAATTTATCTGCCATGCAGGCATTGGAGGATCATCAGACAGAGGTTCCTTCGGTCTGTTATCATCCGAGCCTCGGGGCAATTGAAACATGCGATACGTGCATTGTAAAAGTGAACGGTGAATTTGTCAGATCCTGTTCGACTCAGCTTAAACCGGGAGATGTCGTGGACGGTGTCTCTTCTGAAGTGAAAGAAGCGCAGGTTATCGGGATGGACCGTATTTTAAAAAATCATGAACTGTATTGTACAGTCTGTGATTACAATAATGGCACGTGCGAAGTACATAACACGGTCAAGGAAATGAAGGTTAATCATCAGAGCATGCCTTTTGAGCAGAAACCTTATGAAATTGACGACTCGAATCCTTTTTACCGCTATGATCCGGATCAGTGTATTCTGTGCGGCCGATGTGTCGAGGCTTGCCAGGACGTACAGGTAACGGAAACGCTCACAATTGACTGGTCGCTGAAAAAGCCGCGTGTGATCTGGGATAAAAACTCTAAAATTAACGAATCCTCCTGTGTGTCGTGTGGACACTGTTCTACGGTTTGTCCTTGTAATGCCATGATGGAAAAAGGGATGGAGGGCGAAGCCGGTTTTCTAACGGGGATTGCCAAGAAAACATTGCGTCCGATGATTGAACTGACGAAGAATGTTGAAACCGGTTACGGGTCAATTTTAGCGATATCTGATATGGAATCAGCCATGCGTGAGGACCGTATTAAGAAAACGAAAACGGTTTGTACGTATTGCGGGGTTGGCTGCAGCTTTGATATCTGGACGAAGGATCGCAAAATTCTTAAGGTTGAACCTTCCGTTGATGCTCCGGCGAACGGTATTTCAACATGTGTGAAAGGGAAGTTCGGCTGGGATTATGTGAACAGTGAAGAACGTTTAACCAAACCGCTGATTCGTGAAGGCGATGCATTCCGTGAGGCGGAGTGGGAAGAGGCTTTGAGCCTGATTACTTCAAAGTTCAAAGAGTCCCTTGAGAAAAAAGGACCGGATTCCATGGCGTTCATCAGTTCATCTAAATGTACAAATGAAGAATCCTACGTCATGCAGAAGCTGGCAAGGGCTGTTATTGGTACTAATAATGTGGACAATTGCTCGCGTTACTGTCAGACACCTGCAACGATGGGTCTTTTCAGAACGGTTGGTCACGGAGGAGACTCCGGGTCCATCACAGATATCGCTCAAGCAGGCCTGGTCCTTATTGTAGGATCTAATACATCGGAATCTCACCCGGTACTTGCGACAAGAGTGAAGCGTGCCCACAAGCTTCATGGACAGCGGTTAATCGTATCAGATATCCGTCGTCACGAAATGGCGGACCGTGCTGATCTGTTCTTCCAGCCAAAGCCGGGTTCAGACCTTGTTTGGCTGTCAGCAGTGACGAAGTACATCGTTGATCAGGGATGGGCTGATGAGACGTTTTTAAATAACCGTGTAAATGGACTGGATGATTATATTAAGAGCATTCAAAAGTTTACGCTTGAGTATGCAGAAGAAGCGACAGGCATTTCCAAAGAAACGCTGATTACGATCGCTGAAGAAATTCATCAGGCTAAAACGACCGCCGTATTATGGGCGATGGGTGTCACGCAGCACTCAGGCGGAAGTGATACGAGTACAGCGATTTCCAATATGCTGCTGATTACCGGTAACTATGGCAAGCCGGGAGCGGGAAGCTATCCACTTCGCGGTCATAACAATGTGCAGGGAGCGAGTGACTTCGGCAGTATGCCGGACCGTTTCCCGGGTTATGAAAAGGTCGCTGATGATGACGTTCGTGCAAAGTACGAAAAAGCATGGAACGCAAAAATTCCGGCAGAGAAAGGCCTGAATAATCATGAGATGATTGACGCGATTCACGATGGGAAGCTGAATGTCATGTATTTAAAAGGTGAGGACATGGGAATCGTGGACTCTAATATTAATTACGTACACGAAGCCTTTGAAAAGCTGGATTTCTTTGTTGTACAGGATATTTTCCTGTCTAAAACGGCTGAGTTTGCTGATGTTGTCCTTCCGGCGAGCCCAAGTCTTGAAAAGGAAGGGACGTTTACAAATACAGAGCGTCGCGTACAGCGTCTGTATCAGGCGCTTGAACCGCTTGGTGATTCCCGTCCGGACTGGGAAATTATTCAGGACATTGCCAACCGTCTTGGTGCCAATTGGAACTATACGCATCCGTCTGAAATTATGGCAGAGGCAGCCTCTCTTGCCCCATTATATGCGGGGGTTACGTATGAGCGCCTTGAAGGATATAACAGTCTTCAATGGCCGGTGGCTGCTGATGGAACCGACTCACCATTGCTATTCCTGGATGAATTTCCGTTTCCGGATGGTAAGGCAAGGTTATTCCCGGTGGATTGGACAAAGCCTCTTGAGTTTGAAAAAGAGTACGACATTCATGTGAATAATGGACGTTTACTGGAGCATTTTCACGAAGGGAATATGACGTATAAGTCAAAAGGGATTTCTTCCAAGACGCCAAAAGCCTTTCTTGAAGTATCACCTGAACTTGCTGCAGAGCGCGGGCTTGAGGATGGAACGCTTGTAAGACTGACCTCTCCTTATGGTTCTGTCAAAGTGGAATGTCTGGTGACAGACCGCGTGAAAGGAAAAGAGGTGTATCTGCCGATGAACGATGCAGGTGAGGGAGCCATTAACTATCTCACGAGTTCACAGGCGGATAAGGATACAGACACGCCGGCCTATAAAGAAATCAGTGCAAAGCTTGAAGTGCTCAAACCGAAGGGTGAAAGTCCTCTTCCAAGAATTAATCACCGTAACGGAGATCCTCAGCCTCAGATGGGTGTGCGGGTGGATAAAAAGTGGGCAAGGAAGGATTACGTCTTTCCTGGCGACCTCGTGAAATTAAGAAAGGAGGCGTCTAAGCGTGGCTAA
- the mobA gene encoding molybdenum cofactor guanylyltransferase, which produces MIIIGAVMAGGKSVRFGKAKAFAEFDGAPFYKKAVDALTPHVEKVVLSIRHEQENAFSNSDLELIKDLDPYVNCGPLGGLYALMKQTDGDAYLVLPCDLPLFTEKASSKLFQQFEEGVMAVIPEVDGMLQPLSALYLIGCLPYIEKQLQQGDYRMMGFLNEIPWKAVTYQELDVPKDIFLNVNDQKTYEAFIQKYAHSGKEGESGAD; this is translated from the coding sequence ATGATCATCATTGGAGCAGTGATGGCTGGCGGGAAATCAGTCCGATTTGGTAAAGCGAAAGCCTTTGCCGAATTCGACGGGGCTCCATTTTATAAAAAAGCGGTGGATGCACTGACACCTCATGTTGAAAAGGTTGTATTATCTATCAGACATGAGCAGGAAAATGCGTTCTCAAATAGCGATCTAGAGCTGATCAAAGACCTGGATCCGTATGTGAATTGCGGCCCGCTTGGAGGCCTGTATGCCTTGATGAAGCAGACAGACGGGGACGCCTATCTTGTTCTTCCATGTGACTTACCGCTTTTTACGGAAAAGGCGTCTTCCAAATTATTTCAGCAGTTTGAAGAAGGTGTGATGGCTGTTATTCCAGAAGTCGATGGCATGCTTCAGCCTCTTTCAGCTCTTTATCTGATAGGTTGTCTGCCCTATATTGAAAAGCAGCTTCAACAGGGAGATTATCGGATGATGGGCTTTTTGAATGAAATCCCATGGAAAGCTGTAACATATCAGGAACTTGACGTACCAAAAGATATTTTTTTGAATGTGAATGATCAAAAGACCTATGAGGCATTCATTCAGAAATACGCGCATTCAGGAAAGGAGGGAGAAAGTGGAGCCGATTAA
- a CDS encoding sporulation protein, with the protein MLARMISALSPGKGKVDLVLNQNTLTPGEKITGTFRLKGPKQKAKVSRLECDLMKFDPDSKEEKAVEIAATIYMSQEIDDKEWKELPFTYVIPEHLAQHDEKCRYRFRTRLIFKNNVQYIDHDELKAEEKKND; encoded by the coding sequence GTGCTCGCAAGAATGATCAGCGCGCTCTCACCAGGTAAAGGAAAAGTGGATTTAGTATTGAATCAAAACACACTGACGCCAGGAGAAAAAATTACGGGTACATTCAGACTGAAAGGTCCAAAGCAAAAAGCGAAGGTCTCCAGACTGGAATGTGATCTGATGAAATTTGATCCTGATTCTAAAGAAGAAAAGGCAGTTGAAATTGCTGCGACGATTTATATGTCTCAGGAGATCGATGATAAGGAGTGGAAGGAGCTTCCCTTTACTTACGTGATCCCTGAGCACCTGGCTCAGCATGATGAAAAATGCCGCTACAGATTCAGAACGCGGCTTATCTTCAAGAACAATGTTCAATATATTGATCATGATGAGTTGAAGGCTGAGGAGAAGAAGAACGATTAA
- the fdhD gene encoding formate dehydrogenase accessory sulfurtransferase FdhD has product MKDVTYKKRILRFTDGSAVWTEDTIATEQVLTIKLNGEEFVTMVCSPEYMEDLAVGYLASEGIIKSERDLSSVRLDEKAGFIHIESEKLNPLYKNLQNKRYITSCCGGSRQGFVFASDAMAAKKMDNITVRINPERCLDLMEKMQSGAEIFKETGGVHNASLCTADGEILLSRMDIGRHNALDKIYGHCLKNNVSVQDKIIVFSGRLSSEILLKVAKIGCEIVLSKSAPTERAIELAEELGITTVGFIRGRSFNIYTNPERIVM; this is encoded by the coding sequence TTGAAAGATGTTACATATAAAAAAAGGATTTTGCGCTTTACAGATGGCTCTGCAGTTTGGACAGAAGATACGATCGCAACAGAGCAGGTACTCACGATCAAATTGAATGGTGAAGAATTTGTCACGATGGTCTGTTCACCTGAATATATGGAAGACCTGGCTGTCGGATATTTAGCGTCTGAGGGAATCATCAAGTCAGAGCGGGACTTATCATCCGTCCGTCTTGATGAAAAAGCGGGATTTATTCACATCGAATCTGAAAAGCTCAATCCGCTTTATAAAAATCTGCAAAATAAAAGGTATATCACTTCTTGCTGCGGAGGAAGCAGACAGGGATTTGTTTTTGCCAGCGATGCCATGGCTGCAAAGAAAATGGACAACATCACCGTTCGTATCAACCCTGAAAGATGTTTGGACTTAATGGAGAAAATGCAAAGCGGAGCAGAGATCTTTAAGGAGACAGGAGGCGTCCACAACGCTTCTTTATGCACTGCAGATGGAGAGATCTTGTTATCAAGAATGGACATAGGGCGCCATAATGCGCTTGATAAAATCTATGGACACTGTCTCAAAAATAACGTGTCAGTTCAAGATAAGATCATCGTGTTCAGCGGACGATTATCCTCTGAAATCCTGCTGAAGGTAGCTAAAATCGGATGTGAGATCGTTCTGTCAAAATCCGCCCCAACCGAACGGGCAATCGAACTCGCAGAAGAACTCGGCATCACAACAGTCGGCTTCATCAGAGGACGCTCCTTCAACATCTACACGAATCCGGAGAGAATTGTGATGTAA